AGAATTAGGCAAATATAATGAGCATTATACTTCAGGCATTAGCCGTCTCAACAATGCACCTGCCTTAAGGGTAGATACATGATGCTGTATATAGATACCACAGTATTACAAACAAGGAAAGCTCTTTCTATGACGCAGTTCACAATCAAACGTCAAAGACCTCTTGAACACCCTTCTGCCTGAAACTAATGAACAAAGTCCATAACACTTGAACTAGACAATAGACCACTGTTGTCAGCAACACCACACCGCTGAACAAAGGACCAACACAGGCAAACAATGAACCCGGTGTTTACAATGCACTGTGCAACCAACCCACCTATATGTAGAAGCAAAGCAGGACGGGACTCTCAAGATGTGTCATGGTCAAATCCAACACTTCCTACAAACAGACACATCAACCGTACTGTACAACCATGGCACAAACTCCGCCAAACGACAATCAACCCCGCCAAAAGGCCAGCGCAAAGCGTGTCAAACGCGAGCTAAAATCCCAGCACACCAGCCCTCCGCAAGTATCCCAACCAGCTCGTCATCTAGATCCATTGCCCTTGAAAGGAGGAATGGCAAAAACGAAGAAGTCGGCTGCCCGTCGAAGGCAAAGAAAGCTTTTCAGCCAGCAATACTGGGATCAGCATCCAAAGATCCATTTGACTTACAGCGCACTTATGGAGTTCCGCCACCGTGAAGGAAAGATCAGATGGGGAAACGGTCGTGACGAGACACCACCTCTGAAAATTGACTGCAAGTCTGTCGAGGACTTTGCGAGAAGAGGCGGGCCTGATCTGACGCACCTGTGTGATGTAGGCTTCTGCCTTTTATTATAAGCCAGATTCATTACAAGCTAACGTCTAATCTAGTATCAACATCGTAACAATCGAAACCGCGAATTCGATGTCCCCAAACTCAGCATGCCCGCTATCTACGACATGAATTTAGAAGGCTATCTGAATCATAACGGGGTCGAGAAACGGTTTGGTAGGGAGCGCGAGCCGTTCAATATCGGTGATCTTCGACGGATAATGATGCAGAATCGATCTGATCTGGATAGCTTTGGTCCCGGGGCAGCGCGTGGCATTGGTAATATGTGCAGGCAATATAAGACTAATAGCAACGTGCTGCCAGGCATCTACCTGAACCTCTTCGGCGCCCGATATGATAGCACCATGTGGCATACAGATGGGCCGTTAGAGGGAACGATAACAGCACTCAAAAAGCATTTCTACAATCTGGATCCCATAGTGCCGCACATGATCTCGGCCAGGCCTGATCTCGTCGATGGAGCCGATCCGAAGGCCCTCGTGGGCcaagtgaaggaggagagctCGGCGAGTCCGCCTGTGCGAACGGGCAAAAGAGGAATTGGGCAGGGAAAGGACAAGGCGACAAACCAACCACCAATCCACACAGAACTTGAAGGATACATCACCCCCTATCACCTCTTGGAGGGTGtgaaagaagacaaagaagatcCCGACAAGATGATCTTGCcgaatttctttctttacaACATATGCAAGCATGATGATCGGCTTGCTGGAGAACGTGCTGCCTTGCATAGCGGCGCTCTTGGAGCACGGGCACTATTTGAGCTCGAGCATTACGGAAAAGACTATATTGAATTCAGCGGAAAGGCGCACACGTTTGTTGCCGTGCTTGCGACTACCCATATGACTATCTACGCTATTCATGCTATTCCTCCTCAATCagaggggagaaagatggaCTTTCAGATTACGGCGATCAAGGCTTTCAAGTTATCTGATAGGAATCTCGGGCAAGATGAGCTCGTCGCAATTGTCAAGAAAGGGGTTACTGCATTGAGGAATCTCAGGGAAGAGGCACATCGCTATCGGCAAAGGCTCATTCGGAAAGCAAacggcgaggatggcgacgacgatgacagcAATAATGGAAACAGTTCCCAGAGCTATAGTGGATCAGGCAGCAGCACTGGAACTGGCAGTAATtctggtagtggtggta
The window above is part of the Aspergillus luchuensis IFO 4308 DNA, chromosome 8, nearly complete sequence genome. Proteins encoded here:
- a CDS encoding uncharacterized protein (COG:S;~EggNog:ENOG410PHZP); the protein is MAQTPPNDNQPRQKASAKRVKRELKSQHTSPPQVSQPARHLDPLPLKGGMAKTKKSAARRRQRKLFSQQYWDQHPKIHLTYSALMEFRHREGKIRWGNGRDETPPLKIDCKSVEDFARRGGPDLTHLCDYQHRNNRNREFDVPKLSMPAIYDMNLEGYLNHNGVEKRFGREREPFNIGDLRRIMMQNRSDLDSFGPGAARGIGNMCRQYKTNSNVLPGIYLNLFGARYDSTMWHTDGPLEGTITALKKHFYNLDPIVPHMISARPDLVDGADPKALVGQVKEESSASPPVRTGKRGIGQGKDKATNQPPIHTELEGYITPYHLLEGVKEDKEDPDKMILPNFFLYNICKHDDRLAGERAALHSGALGARALFELEHYGKDYIEFSGKAHTFVAVLATTHMTIYAIHAIPPQSEGRKMDFQITAIKAFKLSDRNLGQDELVAIVKKGVTALRNLREEAHRYRQRLIRKANGEDGDDDDSNNGNSSQSYSGSGSSTGTGSNSGSGGSGGSGGGGGNGGDGGDGGDGGDGQKQYDGSMENGSDKADRKQTLSGSATERKAGANAGVSLLESMYKLVGRRAQP